The following proteins come from a genomic window of Halomarina ordinaria:
- a CDS encoding DUF7331 family protein — MADHDVPSEAESVAADRPDPGVSEAVETTETYETDEGLVFYDAQNPLAWILARDTVRLDDAL; from the coding sequence ATGGCCGACCACGATGTCCCGTCGGAAGCAGAGTCGGTTGCCGCGGACCGCCCCGACCCCGGGGTCTCGGAGGCCGTCGAGACGACCGAGACCTACGAGACGGACGAAGGGCTGGTGTTCTACGACGCCCAGAACCCCCTCGCGTGGATACTCGCGCGCGACACGGTGCGACTCGACGACGCGCTGTAA
- a CDS encoding DUF7322 domain-containing protein, with amino-acid sequence MDPLEEDEGDRDPWPDEPDEFDPDSLGPRVEYTTPDDLSDIDLDRETFNAFWAVVALAKVGLYAGAVGAMLLAFDGDVDLGAPLLLVGLLALGFGYRRYRRHRGRATDPPTDPPDDAPAEGRD; translated from the coding sequence GTGGACCCACTGGAGGAGGACGAAGGGGACCGCGACCCCTGGCCGGACGAACCCGACGAGTTCGACCCCGACAGCCTCGGCCCGCGCGTGGAGTACACCACTCCGGACGACCTCTCGGACATCGACCTCGACCGCGAGACGTTCAACGCCTTCTGGGCCGTGGTCGCCCTCGCGAAGGTCGGCCTGTACGCGGGCGCCGTCGGCGCCATGCTCCTCGCGTTCGACGGTGACGTCGACCTCGGGGCGCCCCTGCTCCTCGTCGGCCTCCTCGCGCTCGGGTTCGGCTACCGTCGCTACCGCCGCCACCGGGGACGGGCGACGGACCCACCGACCGACCCTCCCGACGACGCACCCGCCGAGGGACGCGACTAA